Genomic window (Ctenopharyngodon idella isolate HZGC_01 chromosome 20, HZGC01, whole genome shotgun sequence):
CAAGCATATGATAATAGGATCGTTCAACTCTCAGGGAAATAAGGCTGGAAAAAGTTTAAACATTAGGTGATGAAATACTTGTGACCTTGACTCATACCACCGACACCAGAGGACACTGAAAGAGGAACTGCctggaatgtgttgtttttatatCTGTCTGTGGTGCTCCTTCACATACATGAGACAGCAGGATAAAATAACCATATCTGATTATTTAAATGTAGTGTGGTAGTAAAATTCTTTAAATGTGTTAGGGATAATTGTCGAGCCAGTTATAGATATGTGTAAAAATACAGTTGCAGAAGCCTACTGAACTGTGAATCATTTGAGCCACAAGATATGTGCAACACGCATGTTTGTTTTCCTGTCATGGTGGGGACTTTCCATTTATGAGGTTCTATTTGTGCCAAAAAGAAGTCGACTGCTTTGTACTTCTACATCTGTCCTTGATTACAGTCATTGCCTATGTATTAAGATAAAGCGTTGTACTACACATTTGTTCATGTCTACAGTAATTTACTTGTTTAGATAAATTAGTAGGTCTATTGGTGTGAATGTCCTTTATGTGGCCTAGTTCTGTCGTTTATAAAGGATTTCAGGAAATGATGTCATTCCgtttgtgctaaaaaaaaaaaacactgacttCATTTGTCTACTGTTATTGCTGTTTTATTTGTGGCAggcatagactgtaaaaaaagatggacgatgcaccttcactctcttctgttgtagaaaagtgaagccaGTGTCTTAATATGGTGCTGACATCTTGGAGGTATCAAGGCCCCACCCACAGAAtcggttagtacagtttactacagaacaactcattatgtcagtgtgaaataaacagttatggaaatgtagaatttaaagttaaagctccaatcctCTCccaaaaatccagaaaaaaagtctgttggtgcctcagtgactacttcactcagagaagctgtcaatctcagctgtcaatcatgacgtcacacccccgtttttatagcatcaaataactaactaaaaccaaacttattaaaaaaacgaacacttgaacttacatcagcgtgataaaaactacataaaatgataaaaaaaatgtatttgaagtatgatttaattgtttagtttgtctcattagattacatggagagggcggtgTTTATGACCTACTGCATCCAGCAATCGAAACGTTTTGGCTTTAgttttcaggacttgtgcggCACATTGGTGTCAGCTATTCGTGCCGTCTTCTATGTTGTCCTCCCTGTCCATTCAGCTCAGTTTTATGCTTcatgagcagtgttggggaaagttacttttaaaagtaatgcattacaatattgtgttactccctaaaaaagtaactaattgcgttagttactttttatgaaaagtaatgcgttacattacttttgcgttactttttctcatgggctgggcttgcttgtttgttttttaataacaacaaaaaacttcTATTTTTGACTAATGTTAAggctctttcacaccaaaagaagcctggtttctcccaaaagcctggtttctcccaaggcttttttctccatttaaacacctatttgccacttgtctgccacctgatgtcacctgatggagtttgggttccttgtcgctgtcgcctttggcttgcttagttggggacacttgacatttgacttgacatttgatattcaacagtgctttgatctgcctgcattgacactattcttttaagagctgctgtgcagccaaataatgtaccagttatcaatgtaaagctgctttgacacaacctacattgtaaaaagcgctatataaataaaggtgacttgacttgaccaaaagtaaaatgaataatCCTCATGCTGAAGGAAAAACATATTTAcgtctgtacagtagagggcgcagctctaacaaacctttcagctgtgctgccattcagGATTGAAggagaataggatacaggagatgGAAGTtaaacactcttatttctaaatctaatctaaagtcatttttgcttattagaatggttgaattagatcactgacggtcagcagcaaagacattggttaataaagctAGAttatacataaagtatatttgtgtaatttaagatagttaattattacaggtttgcatacatttttttattcattttgaggaatactgaatgtttttgtgcacgtgagatgagtaaatatattttcacatttagtctagaactactgtaattttacagaattttactgttttattttacagatttttcctgtattttgaatattctgtaaaattacagaaatataatgtaaatttaCATATCCGctgtaaaataatgtgaaaaacaTGTAACTGtgaaataacataaaatttCCGTTTCCGTTCTTAATCACTACTCTGACTGTTCCACTTGTCAAAGTAGTTCTGCTGCTTTCGATGTTTCGTTTCGTAACAAATTTCTTCTCATAATATCATCtcgtaatataatataatcatacATTCTTTGTTGAAATACGCGGACATTTCAACAATGAAGAGTTTAAATATTCGAACTGAAGGAATTCCCGCCCGGCGCAAGGATACAGTCTCTTCTAAGCACACGGtgtacaataaccatcatgtttacgcACAcaacaacacctctgcactttatttctctcaacatgtggACAGGAGAACTACGGAGCcctggacatgacatgcaggaaaaaaatagtaggctaaatcgtgcgcacaatttactaattcattccctcaatttactaaaacgtgcgcatgatttataaatcgagggaacgaaatagtaaatcgtgtgcacgatttcattttttttcttgcatgtcatgccCGGGGCTCCGTAGGAGTACTGTCAGTCaattaatgtgaaaaaaaagtaacttacgttacttatttgaaaagtatctttgatgttttgttgtaaattgaaaaagtaccTTAAGAACTACACATTCATTAAAGCTTATGGAACAGAAACATAAAAGCATATAAACGTTTCAGAAAACGTATTATTGAacaatgttctgtttatttacCTGGATATCTGTAGAATTCGTAATGTTGTGGAACGTTTTCCAAAAATGGCCAGGCCTATGCAAAACTTGACATCCATTTCTTAAGCGTTCAGCCTCTGTTAAAGCAATTAGATTATTAATCATTCATACTGCCCAGGCCTCTGGCATGTGATTTGCATAATCAGATCGTTTACAAACATATGACACTCCTGTATATCGGATTGCATCATCACCGTCGCTATAGTTCTCTTGTAGCCTacttttaacaatgttttagcAAACAAAAGCAGTGATGGGGGTCTTGAAGTCCTGAATTTCGATGAtactaataatacatttaaaattaattggttAAAAAGATGTTTGCTTGGGTCAGATTCTATGTGATATTTTATtcctaataatatatttaatagggTAGATGGCCtttcttttttgatgaaatgcaaTTACTCCACTGGTAAATTACCAGACCCACAAAACCATCTTATGGAATAATTTGGatattaaaattagaaatagaTCATTCTTTTTTGTTAAATggtttaataaaaacataatttttgctGCTGATCTATTCAACTCTAATGGTGATTTGTTATCTTATGAATGTTTTACGAATATCCATCAATGTCCCGTTCCATTTAAAGAATTTAACTCTGTTATAAAGGCGATTCCTGATGGATTAATATGTCTGATGAAAGCTTCCCTTACCCACGAGTCATGCTCAAAACAACTTTCACAGTTATGTTTGGGAGGTGTTTCGCTTTTAAGTAaagaatgtaataataaatttattcGTCAACTTTCTCAATCTCGAAACTCAATTTCTCCAAATTTTTTGGGGTTCTAAAATAGATTCAATGGAGGAAAACATATTTctatataaatactgtatacCCAATAAAGTGaaagtgcattttaaaattttgcataatatatacccttgtaatgtttttgtgtcAAAATCTTGTGATGTAGCTGATGCACTTTCTGTAAAAAAGAAAGTGAAgatatttgtcatttatttttctcatgtaATGTTTCATCACTTTTCTGGAAAGATTTGAGttcctattgtttttctaaagtTAATATGAACTGTAATTTACACATTAAGGatgttgtttgcttttttgaaaaccaaaacaaatctTTAGTATCTACCGTTAACTTTCTTATCCTTGTGGCAAAATTCTATTTTCACAAACAAAGGTTTCTTAAGAAAATACCTACTTTTATAGATTTCTTATGTGAAGTAGAACATTTAATCAATTCACTAagagtaattaataacaaaaaatgtatttcttttttgaaGAGTACCGTGattacagtttttcttgatTGCTTAAACATTATAaccaggcttttgaactaaaatttcaaaaccataacgccatttatcaaaaagcacacccatttccctaaactataaacactattCCCCAGTTTTGACGCATGTGtcagatttgttgaactgtcgctgcaaaactctacacacaaatcccttcatttcTCATTGCCTACACCATATGGTCATTTAGAAAGCACTAGCATTCAATACTGTTCACTCAAGTCAGCATAGCTTGAGCTCAGTTAGCACACAGTTACCCACGTGGAAACACTAAGAGTCCAAATTtatcacacaccaatcagaaccttcaatagagagataaaagagcccgagtcagttcattcagatttggaacaatggatccagagagtcgaggacaccagagaggaggaggaggaggaagaggatgagcaaCAGCAGTAAGGAGTGGAGAAAGAGGtgaaggaagaggaggaggatgagggGCAAGGAGAAAAGGAGTCTCAGATGAAATTCGTGCCACTAGTTGACCATGTCCTTGTTCATGGTATGAGGAAGGCTCAGTGTACTAAATTTTGAGTGCTGTGCTCTGTTACAACACATGCATCAAATTGCCTTACATACAGATAGAGTTTCTGTCtgcttccattttgtaaaaaggatgtgttacagttacagtaatcAGTACTTCTGTTTTTGTAGGACTCAGAGACGATGGAATGGAAGAAGCCTGACTAGATATTTCAGTTGATGTGTGCCAGGGGTGGATCAGGCATGCAAGAGGATTTTCCCCCCGCTGCCTGGATAGGGCCAGTACAGACTGTGAAGTTGACGAGATTCTCTGGCCTGTCCCAGACCAAAGACGTGATGCTGgggcagaatattttttgttgttgtttggtgtattgtactgtacagtacgtTAAGGAAtagaaaatgtgcaaatgtatacACGTGTGTTCATCATGTGAAAAGTAAGGGGGAGAACCACAAGCAACACAACTTATtactggtttttgttttttgcagtattgttttgaatttatcttGCCAGTGTtgtagtgtgtgtttttgagggcttgtgtgtgatgtctgagggcaaagtttggtttttcagcaagagtgaatggttttgagtgtagagcttcattttgacctgaaaataggaTGTTTGGGGATAAGGcgttatggatttgtgtttactgttttgagaatatgaggcatagtttcaagaaatgtgtttaaggaattgagaaaaaatgtaatacttgtttttttgttttgtttttaaatactcttttctttttttgttctgttcccGCCTTTCTTTAGGTACTTAAAAAAGTTGGATTTCATTAATGTCATCTTtgaatagtaaaaaaaaaaaaaaaaagcctactTTTAACAGCCTGTTATTcttgcattttattttcatactaGTTTCATAATAATTCTTGAGTACTGCAAcaaacaggcaaaaaaaaaaaaaaaaaaacaagtggaAAAGTATGTAGCCAGCCCTAGGCTATTATTTTGGATCAGCATGTCAGCGGTGTTTTAGGTTCATCTCCTGTTTCTTCCGTTTTCTCACAAACTGTTTTTTCCTTCACTCAACATGAGTCAACACTGTCATAaaacactgataaaaaaaatctgcttttACAATACGTGTTTTACTGGTTTCATTTGATTACGACTCTTTTAGCCCTTCAACAATACCACTATCTGACCAACAGAGGACGACGTGAATCTGTATTTGGTCAAAGTTTATAGCAGCATCCGACACGTGCAACTATTTGACTCTCAAGGACGCGCGCAGGTGACATGTGTGCGAGCTTATGTTCTGTGTAAAACAGTAAGACATGCATCTTCCTTTTGCCTTGTTtctgaataaacaaataaaatttcaCTACAATtccatttcaattcaatttattGCTTAAGGCTGCTCACTTTATTTGTTAGTCTATTTGTAGCCTCACTGACACTCATTTTACAGGTTTCATTTCAGCAAATGTTACAAGCCTGTGCAGGAATAATAAGCGTATAATATGTGTGTGGGTGGACTGTAATCTGACTCCTCTTCTGCTGTATTTATTAACGAGACATCGTTCGATATAAGGACAGAGAAACGTCAGCACGCCCCACCTCACTGCGTTCAGTCCGTCAGAGTTATTCAAATGACATGTTAAATGACATGAGGATACACTTCAGCTCTAAATCTCTCTGCTTCATACTTCTGCCTTGCCATATGACGAACAGCAATCCAAAAAAGGGAATTTTGAGCAATATCACTTGAACTggttattttttcttcttcagtttGACCTAAAGGCACAAAAAGTGTCCACAGAATGAGAGGCGTCGTGACGGTGTGCTGTCTGAGTTTTCTGCTGGGTCTTGTGGCTGTGGTTGAGAGTGATGAAGACTACACTGAGGATGAAGAGATGATCCTGTCTCTAATTCTGCAGGATGACACTCAGCCTGAAGCAGAGAGCAGGCCATCCGCCCAGTTTTACAGGTGCACTAAGGTACTAATCACTGTATGGGCTTATTACCTGATGTTAGCTTTAAAAACGGTATTTTTCCTAActgaacattttttgtttttcaaatttaTGCTTAGGGAAAGAAAAATGCTGCATATCACATAGCAAAATTCAATAATTCAGTTTTCTGTGTACTATAGGATAGTGGGCATTTGGACTTAATCACATGAAATTGttctttttataaatgtaaaagaaattattctgatatatgaagtttgttttcttttatatcaAGTGCTTTTGCTATGTCTACAGGATGGAGATTTTTATTAATAGttgtataaaataaagcaaataaaataataaagtaaaactaATGAACAAGATGCacttttacatatatatttcttCTAAAGTAGCAGGCACATTGTTAGCCCCAATATATTAATGTGAAAAAAGGACACTTTAGATGACCAAAAATCCATggacatcatatatatataatatatgtataatatccaaggtacacatttctagtaattgtacagttaattctcatattgtatttaagttttggaatatttttcctctccccaaatttgtcactactgaaacacaataataaataatttaataagaagggttacattgacctaatacaattttgtttacatctaccttgtaaatatattttttgctatttaaaaaaaaaaaaaaaaaagttctcacaggtaaatcaataacgattacaattttaacaatatttcaagtgtaatttatgagatttgttgtattttgaatccaatctttctttgtaaaagtcataaagtttatcatactgatttgaaagtgaaggattcattagtttgaatatacagtgaaccaaacactatcataacatctttgttgataATTCACtctactttatttttgacaaaacatcccatgtttcggtcgtgactgcacattttcagtagtgacagtaatgttttAGTAGCaaccacatcacattacagaattttaactcaTGTTAAAACGCTACTAAAACATCAAAACACTAATGATTTTAATTACTGTactaaaatttattttgtttcacccaaataaatgattgtgttcccttttgtcactacaaaaacaatgatgacatgtTTCGGTTGTgactgttttggtagtgacaattttagatacttttgagcctagcttAAAGATGATAGTCAGCACATGGTTACCTAGCACGgctgtacacacacaaacactaaatttgatcaaataacacccaaaaaacaATGTCACAACCAAAACTTTACCAAATGTTTCGGTTGTGAcggtttcggtagtgacaattttagatacttttgagcctagctcaaagatgataatcagcacatggttagccaGCACAGAACAGTTGTAAACACACAAAAGCTAAATTTTttggaataacacccaaaaaaagtttgcttaattgcagaaaaaaggtgttacacacagatttttagacttttgaacacatttaactcaaaatgatggtacCTCTTTACTTtgaaagagaggctatgagagggagggacacaggaatatttcctgatcataAATGTAGGAGtgtggttaaaatcagtctcagccaatggactaaaacatacactgtttcggtagtgacatgaaaatgtgggacacttttttttttttaacaaagttttatgatttaaaaataaaaaataaaataaatatatatatattttttaacttcacttcttaaaaaaaaaaaatatatatatatttttaaaaacaacaatggaaaaaattgcaaaaattatttcaatatcgttttcacaagttgaaatttaggggttagggtttgggacagccacctcccaattgaaagtacccagttgaaagtaaatgatgattttgtatatattaggcttactgatattttaaatattattgtgggattcaatagataatagaaggaCCTTAGtaaacattaaatgtttttttagttgTGTAGAAACACAAGTTGTCCTGACAAAATCACTGTTGCCATAAGCCACCGAAATCTACAATAAATGTACTGTACATGTGAAACGTTTGGAATGATGCGGCTATCAAATGTGAATCAAATACTCTGCGTGTTTTATGCACAGGACGCGTGGCGCATGCCGGGTCAGTATATAGTGGTGATGCGGAACGGGACGCACGTGAACCAGGTGGAGCGCACCGTGCGCAGACTCCGTGCAAAAGCCGCAAAACGCGGATACCTGATCGAAATACTGCAGACTTATTCTGGAGCCTTCTACGGGTTTCTGGTGAAAATGAGCAGCGATGTTCTTCACATGGTAATTTACAGACACTATTGCACAATAATGCTCTGTTTCATAATTTTCATAACGtatattttagaatgtttgAGCTGTATTatggactgaaaaaaaaaaaaaaactggaattAAAATAATTCTTCAGTTATTGtctttttcatttcattgcatgTGTTTTTGGCAGGCAGTAAAGCTGCCCCATGTGGAATACATTGAAGAGGATTCCTCCATCTTTGCCCAGAGCATCCCATGGAACCTGCAGCGCATCCTTCAAAACAAACATGAGCCTGGAAAATACTCACCACCCAGTGAGCTAAaatctcctctctctcttttaatgCTTTGTAAATgggtaataaaatgtttaatcttCAATCTTCAATCCCTGTTCTTCATGTGTTTTGCCATTTATGGTCTGTTGAGCCGCCATACTTGTGTTTATGCAGATGATGGCGCAAAGGTGGGAGTGTATCTCTTAGACACAAGCGTTCAGGTGACTCATCGTGAGCTTGAGGACAGGGTTATGGTGACGGACTTCAACAGTGTGCCAGAGGAGGATGGGGTCAGAGTTCACAGACAGGTTGGTGAATGTAATTAAATGTTTGACAATTTATGGCAATTTTTAGTGTAAGTGCTAACAAGAAGCGAATGTCCATCACTTCCTACGGTGTTCTGCCCACAGGCTAGTCAGTGTGACAATCATGGGACGCACATAGCAGGAGTGGTCAGTGGACGGGACTCGGGTGTAGCTCGAGGTGCCAGCGTGAACAGTGTCCGAGTGTTGAACTGCCAAGGCAAGGGTACCGTGTCAGGAGCTTTGGCAGGTAAAccaaaacatgaataaataatgaataaataaaattaaataaataaaaaacataacattaataaaaaataaatattatatgttataaaaaattctatacagtatattatatattacatatatatataaactgtcaGGAGATTTGGCAggtaaaccaataaataaattatatatattttattatatatatatattatatatcatgcaatgaatttatataataaaataattatcatatttaatattagtattagcccctaattaatttaatatatgcagttaattaatataatataatataatataataaaacattattaatattttttattaatattaacattatttattaaataagaagtaaataataaaaaatagaaacataCCGTCAGGAGCTTTAGCAGGTAAAccaatacataaataataaaaaattatatatatatacataaatacagtcaaaacaaaaattattctgtcattttttatatatttttactagtgggtacaggacactatagttaatttatgtattttatatattatactcaaaaattcttcatacagtggactactagtaaaattgataaaaatttggaaccaaaaattattcagacactttgacctgaccatgttttgcttaagtgttatctgacataattaagattatttttttctgacagtttaactttgaaatcttttcatattttagtaccatttttttaaactatagtgaatatagtgaactgtattaatgaatgaaatgttcaaggtgcctgaattttttttggtttgactgtatatatatatatatatatatatatataaaaaaggaaaaataataaacaagaaaatatctattattaaataataaacagtgTCAGGAGCTTTGGCAGGTAaacaaactgtatattatattatattattattttacacaacTCTGTTACAGGTCTGGAGTACATCCAGTCATCTCTGATGTCTCAGCCTATCAGACCCGTGATCCTACTGCTGCCATTTGTAGGGGGATTCAGTCGTACCCTCAACGCTGCCTGCAGGACAATGGTTGAATCTGGCGCGGTGCTCATTGCTGCAGCTGGTAACTACAACGATGATGCGTGTCTGTACTCACCAGCCTCAGAGCCCGAGGTACCGGCCTGAGATTACAATGTGTTGAATCCTTCAGAAAAGCATTTGCTTGTCAATATAATCGATTCTGACATCATTTGTTGCAGGTGATAACAGTAGGGGCTGTTAATTTTGCTGACCAGCCGTTGAGCACTGGGAGGACAGGCACCAACGTGGGCCGCTGCGTGGACGTGTTCGCACccggtgatgacatcatcagcGCATCCAGCGATTGCTCTACCTGCTTCACTACCAAGAGCGGAACATCACAGGCAGCGGCACATGTTGCTGGttagcacacacacatgctaatTCATACTATTATTAGTGCATATTATTAGATGGATGAGAGTATCAGTCTGTCCAGATAACCAGCTCTGGTCCGTGTGTGTTTTCAGGTATAGCGGCGGTGCTCCTGAATCTGAGTCCAAACTCCAGCTCTGCTGAGCTTCTGCAACAGCTCCTCTATCATTCAGTCAAACAGGTCATTAACCCAGAGTCTCTGCCACAGGACCACCGTCTCACTACACCCAACATGGTGGTCGCCCTGCCCGACCCGACCTCCACACTCACAGGTCAGAGTTCACGAGTAAAGCTTCAACAATGTGGCTTGCTGAGcaacaacagtaataatataGACTGATATTACAGTCTGATGTATGATGATTTTAATACTATAATTAGCAGATTGCAGtaagtttttaatataatgtaatataacaacctttttaatatttcatattaacctttaataattaaatactatAATTAGCAGACTGCAatgaatttatataataaaataattatcgtatttaatattaaaattaacgCCTAATTAATTTAATACTATATTTAGAGTGCAGTGAATAtacagtaatataatataatataatataatataatataatataatataatataatataatataatataaaaccttattaatatttattattaatattaaccatatttattgttttgttttactggtTTATTTACATGCTAATTGTGTATTTAGTAGTGACTTTCAtcacataacattttaatattatatttagcaGACTGCactgaattaatataatataatataatataatataatataatataaccttattaatatttattattaatattaaccatatttattgttttgttttactggtCTATTTACATGCTAATTGTGTATTAATAGTGACTTTCATCAcgtaacattttaatattatatttagcaGACTGCACtgaattaatatataatataatataatataatataatataatataatataaccttattaatatttattattaatattaaccatatttattgttttgttttactggtTTATTTACATGCTAATTGTGTATTTAGTAGTGACTTTCATCAcgtaacattttaatattatatttagcaGACTGCACTGaattaacataatataatataatataatataatataaaaccttattaatattaaccatatttattgttttgttttactggtTTATTTACATGCTAATTGTGTATTAATAGTGACTTTCatcatgtaacattttaatattatatttagcaGACTGCACTGaattaacataatataatataatataatttaaaaccttattaatgtttattattaaccatattttttgttttgttttactggtTTATTTACATGCTAATTGTGTATTAATAGTGACTTTCATCATgtaacatactgtacatacaataatttattgcattattgTCTTCCCTGAAAAACATTTTGGAACAGTTTAACTTACAAAATAGTATTAAACAGTTTTTGGTAGTCTATTACTGGCCCAGGCTGGtttatgtggattttttttgcagtttaagaCTAGTGTTGCCATGATGGGTGACTAG
Coding sequences:
- the pcsk9 gene encoding proprotein convertase subtilisin/kexin type 9; the encoded protein is MRGVVTVCCLSFLLGLVAVVESDEDYTEDEEMILSLILQDDTQPEAESRPSAQFYRCTKDAWRMPGQYIVVMRNGTHVNQVERTVRRLRAKAAKRGYLIEILQTYSGAFYGFLVKMSSDVLHMAVKLPHVEYIEEDSSIFAQSIPWNLQRILQNKHEPGKYSPPNDGAKVGVYLLDTSVQVTHRELEDRVMVTDFNSVPEEDGVRVHRQASQCDNHGTHIAGVVSGRDSGVARGASVNSVRVLNCQGKGTVSGALAGLEYIQSSLMSQPIRPVILLLPFVGGFSRTLNAACRTMVESGAVLIAAAGNYNDDACLYSPASEPEVITVGAVNFADQPLSTGRTGTNVGRCVDVFAPGDDIISASSDCSTCFTTKSGTSQAAAHVAGIAAVLLNLSPNSSSAELLQQLLYHSVKQVINPESLPQDHRLTTPNMVVALPDPTSTLTGEDLFCRSVWSERSGASGFATAVARCRQGEEMLSCSSFSHNGARAGERVEVRDGQKECVAVNGNGGQGVFAVARCCTGHKAQCQMIESPERGADAECPPDHQLTGCSSSSSSGDVSDSDRPLYGSRRACPAKRGVTSYASCCHMSSLECHLKEHDPTDLSEQVEVSCEDSWTLTGCQALSRGSVTHGAFALGNTCVVRTSGRDKGAAAIATCCRHRPSAHPTSRVTTEDLLDA